The stretch of DNA catataaatcatccataaaaaaaattagaaaaattgaaaatcatttgagataatattgagacccatcaagatttacggcgaataagctagctgattgaatttttagtatttggtaaaattagcagttgaactagcttataagtatgaaatgacataaaaaagatatgattaattaatatttattttttttcaagtaaaattatagagataaaattggaagaaaatatgatatgctATAAACTCATAAACTACTCGAAATAACGTTtgaaaaattggaagaaaatagcgtttaaaaaaaaatgattaattaatattttattttcaatgttttttgTCTGCTATCTAAAACactatttaaaaatgtttgttgGCACACTCTAAAGTGAATTTAGTATTATTAACTGTTCTACACCATGTTAGTTTCTTCAAAAGTTATTTAAATGTGCACGTTgtgacataaaaaatttaataaaatagttCATAAACTTGCTTAACTTCCTAcggtttaatttaattaaaagaatgAGATTGAGTAAACACAAATTAAAAGAAAGAGATCATTTAATTTATCcgttttcattttaaaatagacCACAAACCTTAGATTTTGCCGTTGGCAATTCTTAACGATGAAGTTAGAAAGTTTgcttcttataaaaaaattgtacagTACAAACCTTGCTTatcacaattatttttttaaaaaaagcagaTGGCTTGCTTAATAGGttatacaaaatagttttttttagttaacataatatattttgtcAGTGGAGCACAAAAAGTAAGTTTTTACTTTCAATTGAGTTTTGTCTGTGTGCAAGAGTGGGGAATCGATCTGCTGATCATCTATTTAAGAGGCTTAAAATATGTACTacttaaatcaatttattgttaGTATCacaaaatactccctccatcctaaattataagggaaaaattctcattttttgtcccaaattataaggaaaaaacaattttcaagaatttaatttcataaaattaaatgcaaattgcatttaattttttttctctctcattttctcaataaacaataactaataaaaattatttttatatcttcccatgcaacttattccaaggaaaaccataaaaacatatttcaaattatcatgttttactttttcttaagaagtgtgttttttgttttttctcttataatttgggacggagcgAGTAGTAGTTATTCTTAATGTTTTATAGTTAAACATTACATACATGCCTTTTGGTTCAACAAGCATTATTTCCATACCAAATACCAAAAACTTGGGGCAAATAATTGTGTCTCAAACTAAATAGCCAACATTTAAAATGCAATgaacattattaaaaataaaaataaaaggaaggAGGTGAATAAAAtccaattccaattttttttacgcaagcAAAGTCAAgacatttcattcataataatattgtGAATACAACTCGGAATAACATTAAAAGTAACGTGAAAAACATGAGTTAAAACTGCTCGTGCAAGAGCACAAACGCGGTTTGCTTGACGCCTAGTAAAATGCAATTCCAATCGGGAAAGCACGAATGAATCAATTTCATCTTCATCTATTGAGAGTCACAAGACTCAAAACATTCGATTAACACATACAAGGATTTCCCATTCAACCGTTCACGACCCTGTCACAAAAATCATTAAACCACGTTTCAATTATGTAATTGAACAAATATTGAAAGATACACTATAGTTATATCATACCTTTAATTCTGGTAATTCAATTACGCATGCACACTCAACTATCTCTGCTCCCTCACGTTCTAAAAGACAAAAAACATCAATATGAAAAAAAGTCTCAATATGAAATCAACAAACAAATGCTAAATAGGTTTTTATATAGACAAATAGATCGATAAATAGCTGACCTACTTGCCTATATAAAAACCAGCAGCGGACCTAGGGGGGCGGTGGTGGGCCACGGCCcacccccaaattttttttttttttttataccatgGGAATTTACTATACTACCcctgaaaaaaattatatgaaaagaAATACTATGTTTTCCTTCTTTCATTCGCGCTCTGTTCTTTAAGTTTAACACCGCCGTACCTGAAGCTCTGTTCTCTCGCTCTCGACGGCTTCGATCGTTTCTTCTCCGTCTCCGGCAACCTCACTGAAACACGACTTCATCTCGCCTCTAACCCTCTGTGAAATACGACCATCTTCTCACTTAAAATCATTCATCGGTGTCGACGGTCGACGGCGAATCGTTCTCCCTCTCTGTGACACTTCTTCTCTGTTTTTAGAAAGGTAAGCACTTTTTTTCTCTATTCTTCACGTTTTTGATTGTCTAGTTTGAATGAATGATTCTGTTATTGGAAATTTTGTGAATTGTGAAGCAATTTTAAAACATGTGGTTTGATATTGAGAATGttttaacaaactaaaattGATTACAATCTTTGAAAATATTATCCTTAAAGTATTGATTGTTGTTGATCTTTGTTGATTGTTATAATTACAGCCACACCACACAACACAAGTTAACCCTAAATCCCCTAACCCTAATCCATTTGTTTGTTATaactttttttgcttttttattttagtttgttcAACAAGTTATATAGAGGAATCAGAggatgtttctttttctttttgggttTACCGTAAAAACTTAACAAGATTTTTAACTATGATATGAACTTTTATTTACTTATCTTGGCTGTGTTTGCAATTCAAagacttaattttttatatatgcaaCAAAGAAAGTAAGGAATTAGCAGGCAGAATAGCTGTGATGGCTTGCGTAATTTGGAACAATAGAAACAATTGGTTGTGGAATAATAGAAAGAAATTATGGGGATAACAGATGTGCTTTGTCAAGCTTTACAACAACAAACTCAAGATGTGGTTAATGCTATGAATTTAGTTCGTTTAACAAAAAGTCTTATTCAAGAACTGAGAGAAAATGGTTGGGATAAGTTGTATGTTAATGTGACATCTTATTGTGTATTACATGATATTGAGATTCCTGATCTTGATGATACTCGTGCACCAACAAGATATGGACGGTCTCGTCTTTTAAAGAATAAGGTCACATTGGAACATTACTTTAAAGTTGAAATATTTTATGCAATTATTGACCAACAATTACAAGAGTTGAATAACAGATTTAGTGAGCAAGCAATGGAGTTGTTAACTCTAAGTGGTGCTTTGAATCCTAAGGGTAATTTTAAAGCTTTTGATGTTGATACTATTTGCACTCTCGTTGAAAAATTCTATCCTTTGGATTTCAACGAGCAAGAGAAGATTACTTTGCCATATCAGCTTCgacattttgttgttgatgctCGTCAATCACCAGATTTCAAGAATTTATCAACTATTCAAAATTTATGTTCGTGTTTGGTTTCAACGGACAAgaataaaatttactttttgatTGATAGACTTCTTCGTCTTGTCATGACCCTTCCAGTTTCTACTGCCACAACCGAGAGATCTTTTTCGGCAATGAAAATTATCAAGACTAAGTTACGAAACAAGATGAAAGGCCGGTTTCTAGCAGATAGCATGACTGTTTTCATTGAAAGGGAAATTAGTGCAAGTATTAGTTCAGATtgtattattgatgatttcgcGTCGCTAGATACACGTAGAGTGTTATTTTAAGGTATGTAGTTTAATTTTCTAGTATCAACTTTGTTTTTATATGtactacttaattttttttttggataagtTGTACtacttaaattttaatttgcaatattatagtttattttagcGGCCCACCCGCGTTTTTAttcctggttccgccactgaTAAAAACCTATTATACGTTAAAGTCTTTGAAAAAAACATTTAACTTACGTCTAAAATGTCAAATAGATCGATAAATACATATAGTACATGCTAGTCTGACAAATTCAATAGACATTTTATAGCGCCTAAACTTAACCTTTTTACTAAATACATTAGGTCgaatcaaactttaaatagATAAGGTCATATGCCCGTATCAAGCGGCATGACTTATTATCGCCTTACTAGTTAACAAGACCCTattgattcaataaaataaCTTCATTGACGATTATTTATTTACGAAAATTGTCTTTTTATGCATGTATGAAACTAAAATTTGCACAAGAACTTACCTAGCAAATCCATAGCtgcacaaagtgttccaccaGTAGCAATCAAATCATCAACTACTAATGCACGTTCACCATGTTCAACTCCTCCAACATGCATCTCAAGACAGTCTCTTCCATATTCCAATATATACTCTTGAGAAATAACTTTCCCTAACAccaaaagaaactttttattttaacaaaaattcAGAGAAAATTATGATGAAATTAAGAACAATGTAAACATACCAggtaatttttttggtttcctcAATGGTACAAATTTTGCTCCTATTGCCAATGCAATTGGAGAACCAAAAATAAAACCCCTGGCTTCAATTCCTGTAAACAGAATGTGATTTCAATTTTATGATCATATATATGATTGTTCCTTTCTTGTTGAGTGTTTACTCAACAAACACCGATACATAGTAAGACTCTCTTTGAATTGACTTGTTTAAACTTATTTAAATTGCGAATACTTTAGTTTTTACAAACTTTCGATTTTAGTCCATCAACTTTCACAATAGCACTATTGGCCTCccaactttcacaaacttgcgattttggtTTATTAACTTTcataattgcacttttggcaccctaactttcacaaacttgcaattttggcacTCTCACCAAGTCAAATGTCACGTCACGGCAATATATCTTGTCACGtggacaatgactcacatgTCACGGCAGCATATATGTGGCAAGCATGCTGACGTGCAATTTAACCTTGAACTTATCTATTggtataaattttgtgagacAAATTGAAAGAACTTGTGAAAATAACTTCTgacaatttttataaatttgtttcaacttattttcataatttctacaatatagcttatgaatatagtttatagtatatataaaaaataatttacctttattttatcttttgctataaaaatagtttttacaAAAGCTTATACATGATAAGCCCTTATGCTATAAACTGCAAATAAGTTTATCTAAACACACTATAAATGTGatgtttaattattaaaattgtgAGTAGAATATTATACACACCAGACTATAATTAATCATGTAACGAACATCTACAACTGTTACACGACTCTAGAATCGTTAGATCTAGGGAGAAAATGTTTCAATATCTAAATCTAATGGTTCTAAAAGTTGGTGTATCGTGCGACGGCTTTAGCAGATAAATTGTTATTAAGATAGAATTGATTTTCTAACCTCAAAATTTTATTGTAGACACAACCCTTTAATTTTTGTCTCTATTGGTTTAAAGAAGTACGATATACCATAAAATTAGGATCAAGTCATTTAGAAAGTCTATataaattttgacaaaaaaaagtcGAAGTATATTGAAAATTATGTTTTAGAGAGTGTgttgttaatattatttttttaatataagttatagaagataaaaaaaaatagagataaatGCATTCATTTTGAATACCATATGTAATTATgtatttagatatttttttgtcaaaaaaaaaaatgtatttagaTATTCAAATAATGCAACAGTATGAAAAAgacaattttgttttctattgaAAAAGCACACTGCAATAGTACTGATAGTTGGTCATTTGCAAACGTCAGTGTACCAAAATATATAAGATCTAAGTTCCTAATCAAATTgaccaaaaatataaaacaaaaaggatTATAGGAATAGAAGAAAAAGAcaaaagaaagaacaaataAGGAATTGGATCTCCAAATCCTAAACAGTAGCATTCTCTCCCcacccgtgaatcttttatatccccaattttctaattttgtccttgcagaaaaatttaGTTCACAGAAAGcaaatttttactagtgcaaattcagagtaaaattcggtttttagaaaccgaaatttgttttcaaggcaaaaaaaactttaatttctgcgaaccgaagtttttttcaagggcaaaattgaaaattcggGGGATTAAAGATTCACGGAAGGTgaggagagaaaacatcattgaGGAACCCAACCCTACAAAGCCCAATAGAAACTTACGTCATTTGGGTCCATTTTTCACAAGTTGGGAACTCCGTCACCAATGAAAACAAAAGGCAAAGAGATACTACGGTACGGATCCAGATTCGGTAGAGTCGAAAATTCATGTAGTCATGCTATCGTCGCCcttaaaatatttcaaactcaatttttgtaatattaaaatataaagtaaaaaattatcttaagaATTAAGCCGTCTGATATTGATCAGATGGTTCAGATGTAATGACTACACCTAATTGCATATTCCAATTTCTCTACCTCCTAAGAAAACTTCATTTAAACTTCATAAAAGCAATCAATGGTATGGTACactgatcagtgcattttggcacatattttatggctttgtactttgacatattggaagcttttctagcctaatattaactttttatcatgtttctaaactttgggtcataattgagctctaatgtatttctttgattaattttcggatttaattgcatgttgatccttctcagtccgcatgtcataacttgagctacaagtatcggattgaggtgtgtgaatatgcgttggaaagataagagaaagagctacaactttaaTGTTAAGGtcagaacccagttcggagcgcaaagcagtcaaatatttacgtttatgttccagactttatgaaaataatgtaatttcgggtcaaacttatgtttttcgacccgtagctttttaagcccaattttctattagtacttaagcaaaaacacagctagggtttcatATATTCAGTcttcacgcaaaaaaatagaaaggagGCTGATTCTTGTCAGTCATGGAGAACTAAAAATCTAGATCAATCCATTGACGAAGGGTACTTTATACGGATTCTTGAGGTTCTATTTTAATGTCaaatttgttttatgttttatctcTTTCTTTATCAATTTCATATTAATTCTTGTGCGAATTGATTTGTCTTATGATGCTTAATCATATGTAGTTTCGTTTTGTGCAATTTATTGATAGTTTGCTTAATTGATTTATCGCTTGTTTAGGTTAGTTGAGTAGAAATTGATAAAGTCTATGATGCTTAATTATAGGTTTGATCAAATTCGGATTTAGATTAATTATGTTATAGACGCTTGTTCTTCCATGGTTAATTGAACTTTTTGATGCTTAATCAATAGGATTCGAATAGAAGTTACTCGACGCTTGTTCGGTTAGTTTCTATCAAACAAGAATAAATTTATAGAACGAATGATCTTTTGAAACCTGTGATAGAAATCCAAAAGAAGTACCTGAAGCTAATGGATTGATTGCCTTCTCATTACTTGCAATTCTTCTTCGAACCAACCTAAACCCCCATTAAATTGTGCTATTCATCATTCTTATTTTGCTAATAATCAAAtcagaggtccttgtgagacgactgaggtttaactaccttgttactacgttttatatattgaattattttgatcGCGTACGACACCAATCATACACCCACTAATCACAGCTAATAGTCAAACAGAAAATCACTCCAAAATAAAATGCACACTCATTTCCATTTCACAATGTCACTTGAAACCATTCCAAAAGACAGCCACAAACTTATGCAATATAGAGAAATGAATATAGTATATTAGTAGCATTCTTAAAAGCATGTACCCCACCACCTTGAAGTTAACCACAACTATCATGATTCATGAGTACcatagttttaaattgcggCCGAAATATATTGCTCTTGTGAAAGTCTCCACAACAGTATCACAATCACTACTAAAAATATGAGATTTAGTGACGGAATTTAGTGAGGGAACAAAATCCCTCACAAATTGTGACGGAATTAGTGACGgaaagtgaatttttttattaaaaataattacttaatGTTAGTGACGGAATTTGTGACAATTAATTTCCCTCTCAAATATTCCGTCACAAAATCCATCACAAAAGTAGacaatttcaattttgttaCGGATTTTGCTTTAAATTAATCCCTCCTTAAATATTCCGTCACAAATTTCCATCACTAATGGAGATATTAGAGTTTATGAGGAAAATATTCCCTCACTAATGtaaattcttattttaaattaaaaaaaaaattgaaaatcggTAACAATTGAAATTACATAGATTCATCTCCAATTTCATTTTGCGCGCTCTCAATTTCCTTTCCCAGATTCTCGAATCGTCCTCCAACAACACTGTTTCAAAGCTAAACCAAAACTCTCCCATTGAGTTTCAACCACCGCCGCACAACGAAGAAGCGCCACCTCCAACTCTGCTTGTTCTCTCCGATAAAACGACGATAACAATAGTAGCAACTTCGATAATAGTTTCAAGCTCCGTAACGGAAGAGAGGTTCATAAATCATActtctcaattttcaatttcattttcaatttcactttctttgattcaattcaattttcaaaatcATACCTCTCGCGCCTCAATCTCGGCAACGCCGCCGCTGCTTCATCTTTTTCTCCAGGTAACTCTTTTCTCTCCCTCACGCCTCGGTCACGACAATGTCGCCGCTGCTTCTCTCTATAAATGAAATTAGGGTTCCGTTAACCGCAATTTTTTATTCCGTTAGATGAAATTAGGGTTCTGCTTTGATATTGTGAAGATGCCTCTGCTAGTATTTTGAATTTGGAACAGTAATAACGTTgcaattcttcaaaagtctatATTAGCAATTTTAGTATTGATTGTTATGGTATATTGGTCACGTGAATCTGCCTTGTGTTGCTTAATGGTAAATTTCGGACTTCAAATTCCAACATCTGACTTCGAATTTGTGGTATGTATCTATTTTTCGGAATTTTGTGGTATCTACTTTGCTTTGGGTTTTGATTCTCTTATTTGATGCTAAATTGTTTCTTAACTTTGATATTTCTaggttaattttgatatttctgATTGAAATTTCTGATCGAGTTGTGCATGTTTAggttttgatatttttgatTTGATATTAAGTTGATTCTTAAGCTTCATTTTCttcctttgttttttgttgattaatTCAAAAGAATATGAGAATGAGAATTGTGATGATGTTTAAGTTAGGCACATGAACcatgaatttgaatttcttaacTAAATATACTACTTAAGAATGATACAAGTTAATATGATTGTATATTGTATATGATGCTCTTTTCTTAGTTAAATTTATCAATCTTGAACTGAAACTATAGAGattaaaactattattatatttttagtaaatACACATCTATGAATTTGGCTATATAGTTACATGAATTTGCTCTATACAGTTGCCTGCTATGTATGTATTCTCTAGTTATCATTCTGATCTTACCTATTCTTATCATCCTAAAATGCAACAATGTTCACTAGTGCAGATTATTAAGGACAAGAAGGGATCATGCTTTATATAGCTATGTGCATGTAATTTGAATTCAAGTTCACTAGTGCAGATTATTAAGGACGTCAAAAGTTAAATTCATCATGAATTGATTTGTTCTTCTTAAGGTCCTATTTGACAATTCCCcttgttttttgtttcacaACTAAGGTCTTATGATGTAAAGTTGGTGTTGGTTTTGTTTTGCTGTTGTCATggttcctttttatttgaaatcaATGCTATACGTATCAAGGtacttttgttttgttggttttgtttgttttgttttgctgTTCTAGTATGATATAGGTGCCGGTGTATGTAATGTATACTAACCATTGCCTTACACTAGATAGCCTAAAATATGTTTGTTTAATTCTTCTTTTCAACTACTTATGATATTGGTATTACTATTTACCACTGTCTGATTGATTCTCAAACTCATGTCTTTCCATTCAGGCTACTTTTACTAAACTTTATTTCTTGTATTGTAATAACAATTTCCATTTTGTATGTTATGTAggtgtttgaatttttaaacTCAACCATATATTCAGGGTTTGCTGGAATTGGATCAACCAGTTTGATAAGTTACAAAAGTTCCATGATAAGCATAGCTTATTAGTTTGCAGAATTCTCTTCAAAgctttataatataaatttaaatcatGAAATATGAGGTAATGTTTTTTTGCTAGCAAGTTATAGGGAATTAATCAATGCTAATCTTTAAGCAAGCATGTTTCTTACGAACtttgttgttttcaattttgtgtTGCAAATCTTTATTGATTTTTGAGAAGCCATGTCTAGTAATATTGTTGATGAATTTATTCTCTATGACAATTAAACCTTTCTTGCAATGTGCAGGGGGCTTTGATTCATGCATATATGCAGGGGGTTAAGAAACAGATGGTTCTTTGTATAATCCTACTGATTTTTTCAAGTATGCCCttgactttcttttttttattattctttaCTTTCAACTTGTAGAAGTTatcttcaataaaaataaaaataaaaaagcatttTCAATTTATGTCACTTGCCCCTTTGTACAACTAAAAATAATTGCATATTAGCTCATGAAAGTTAATGAAGGGAAGCTAATATGTTTGGGTTTGAGAATGGATTCAGAGCCTAAAAGATTGAGGTTTCTAGGTTTGCAATTCAGATAGATATTTTCTTCTCATCTAACCACCTTTGATACTGATAGTCTGATAGAGTGATTGATTATGATAATTGCACTAACTGCATTATGTTATAG from Trifolium pratense cultivar HEN17-A07 linkage group LG5, ARS_RC_1.1, whole genome shotgun sequence encodes:
- the LOC123884500 gene encoding adenine phosphoribosyltransferase 4-like, encoding MLGFRAQDPRLHAIKNKIRVVPNFPKPGIMFQDITTLLLDPKAFKDTIGLFVERYRGKNISIVAGIEARGFIFGSPIALAIGAKFVPLRKPKKLPGKVISQEYILEYGRDCLEMHVGGVEHGERALVVDDLIATGGTLCAAMDLLEREGAEIVECACVIELPELKGRERLNGKSLYVLIECFESCDSQ